From the genome of Agromyces intestinalis:
TGAAGGCGAAGAAGCCGACCACGAGGATGAGCGGGACGATCGTGTAGAAGACCTCGATCGGCATGTTGTAGCGCAGCTGCACCGGCAGACCGGTCTGACCACGGCGCCGACGGTAGGCGATGACCGCCCAGATCGTCAGGCCCCAGGTGATGACGCCGACGACCAGCAGCACGATCCACGACGTGACCCAGAGACCGGCGACTCGCTCGGTGTGGTTCGTGACGGGCGGCTCGCCCTCCTGGAAACCGGGCAGGAAGCCGTGGAGCTGTGCCTGCGTGCACCCGGCGAGGAGGAAGCTGAGTGTCGCTGCGATCGGAACAGCAGCCCATCGGAGACGGCGATTGTGGCGCACCGGTGACCTTTCGGGAGACTCGAAGGCACTTCTCAGCGAAGTGCATGATCGTGCCTAGCCTACTCCGACTCGGCGGGCGGGATGTGCACCCCCGAGCCGTTTCGCCGAGCCATCCGCGTGCGATTCCTTCGCCGACCTGCAGAATCAGCGCAAACGCCGAAGGGGAGCCGCAGTATGCGGCTCCCCTTCGGCGTAGTTGCGATCGGCGCTCAGTGGAACGAGTCGCCGCACGCGCAACTGCCCTGCGCGTTCGGGTTGTCGATCGTGAAGCCCTGCTTCTGGATCGAGTCCTCGAAGTCGATCGACGCGCCGTCGAGATACGGCACGCTCATCTTGTCGACGACGAGCTCGACACCGTCGAAGTCGACCACGGCATCGCCGTCGAGGAGCCGCTCGTCGAAGTACAGCTGATAGATCAGCCCGGAGCAGCCCCCGGGCTGCACTGCGACCCGGAGGCGCAGATCGTCTCGACCCTCCTGCGCGAGCAGGTTGCGGACCTTGTCGACGGCCGGGTCGCTCAGCAGGACGCCGTGCCCGGTGTCGGTGATCGTGATGCCCATCTCACTCCTCGGACTCTGGATCAGGGAACGTTCGTCGGAATTCTACGCCCGTTCCGCCGTGCAGCGGCTGAGCATTCACCGACGGTCCGTTCATCGACGCTCGTCGAGCCGGGCGAGGAACAGCGCCTCGGCCAGCTGGGCGCGCTTGAACACGCCCAGGTGCAACGACTCGTTGGGGCTGTGCGCGCGGCTGTCGGGGTCTTCCACCCCGGTCACCAGGATCTGCGCGCCCGGGAACTCCGACACGAGCTCGGCGATGAACGGGATCGAACCGCCTACGCCCATGTCGACGGGCTCGGTGCCGTCCCACGCGTCCTCGAGCGCACCGCGCATCTCGGCGACCGCCCAGCCCGACGTGTCGACGAGGAACGCCTCGCCGAGGTCGACGCTGTCGAAGGTCAGCTTCGCGCCGAACGGGGCGTTCGCTTCGAGGTGGGCGCTGATGGCCGCGAACGCGTCGGCGGCCGACTGCCCGGGTGCGACCCGCGCGCTGATCCGCACCCGGATCGACGGCAGCAGCGTGTTCGACGCGTTCGCCACGTCGGGCGCGTCGATGCCGGTGACGGTGATCGCGGGCTGCGCCCAGATCCGCGAGAGCAGGTCGCCGCGACCGATCGTCTGCACGCCGTCGAGCACACCGGCCTCGCCGCGCAGGGTCGCCTCGTCGTATGCGGGCACCTCGAGGGCGGCGGACTCGAGGCCCACCACCGCGACGGAGCCGTCGGCCGCCCAGAGGGTGTCGAGCAGGCGGATGCCGGCGAGCATCGCGTCGGGCACCGCTCCCCCGAACATCCCCGAGTGCGAGGCGTGCGCGAGCGTTTCGATACGCAGGTTGAACGCGACCGCTCCACGCAACGCGACGGTGAGCGCCGGCGTCGAGACATCCCAGTTGCCCGAGTCGGCGACGATGATCGCGTCCGCCGCGAGCGCGTCGCGGTGCTCGCGCAGGAAGTTGCCGAATGAGCGCGAGGCCCACTCCTCCTCGCCCTCGATGAAGACCGAGAGGCCCACGGCCGGGTCGTCGACGACGTCGGCGAGGGCGCGCAGCGCGGCGACATGGGTCATCACGCCCGCCTTGTCGTCGGCGGCGCCCCGACCGTGCAGCCGGTCACCCCGCTGGGTCGGCTCGAAGGGCGGGGTCTCCCAGTCCTCGTCGCGCCCGGGCGGCTGCACGTCGTGGTGGGCGTAGAGCAGCACCGTCGGCCGGCCGTCGCGGGCGGGCCGGTGGGCGAGCACGGCCGGCTGCCCGAGCTCGCTGCCGTCCTCGACGGGCGCACGGTGGATCTCGACGAGGTCGAACAACTCGGTGGCGCGCAGGAGGTCGGCGACGCGTTCGGCGCTCTCGGCCACGTGCGCGGGATCGAACGCCGGCCACGACACCGACGGGATGCGCACGAGTGCGCCGAGGTCGGCGACGGCGGAAGGGAAGCCCGCGTCCACGGCGGCGCGGACGGCGGCGTCGCGGTCGGGAGCGGAAGGATCGTGAGGCTCGGTCATGCCGGTAATCTTAAGAGAACCGATCCGAGGAATCCCGTGGCCAAGAACGCGAACAACACCGACCAGCCCGCCCCCGAGACGCTCGCCGACACCGAGGCGCGTCTGAAGGCGGGCAAGGGCGTCCCGACGCCCACCCGCGCCGAGCGTGAGGCCGCGCGCAAGCGCCCGCTCGTGCCGAACGACCGCAAGGAGGCCGCCCGCCAGGCGAAGGCCAAGGCCGCCGACGCGCGCGAACGCGCCCGCGTCGGCATGGCGAACGGCGAGGAGAAGTACCTTCCGATCCGCGACCGCGGCCCGCAGAAGAAGTTCGTGCGCGACTACGTCGACGCCCGCTTCAGCATCGGCGAGATGCTCATCCCCGTGATGTTCCTCGTGATCGTGCTCACCTTCGTGCAGAGCTACGAGGTGCAGGCCCTGTCGATCCTGCTGCTGTGGGTGTTCTTCGCCGTCGCGGTGATCGATGTGATCATCCTGGGCCAGCTGCTCACCCGCAAGCTGCGCTCGAAGTACGGCGACCGCGCCGAGCGCGTGCGGTGGTATGCCGCGATGCGCGCGCTGCAGCTGCGCCCGCTCCGGCTGCCGAAGCCGCAGGTGAAGCGCCGCCAGTACCCGGCGCTCTGAGCGAACCCGGCCCACCAGGCGAACCTGACGCGCTCAGCGAACCCGACGCGCCGAGCGATCAGTCGCGCAGGAACGCGGCGCCCCGGATGAGCGGTACCCGCGACTCTTCGTCGGTCCACGACCCGTGCTGCCCGATCATCTTCTCAGCCGTGCGGTTCGTCTCGCGCCGGTCGTAATAGGCGATGCCGGAGCGGGCGGCGACGAGCACATCGCCGATCCGCGCACGCACCTCGAGTGGAATCCGCGCCGCCGGGCCGTAGAGACCGGCGGTGAGGGCCTCGTCTCGCGTGAGGACCCACGACCGGCCCTCTTCGGCGCGGCGCCAGCCGTCGATGAGTCGGGCGCGCGAGGCATCCGGCAGCGAGGGGTCGAGATGCAACGCGAGGCAACGCGGTTCTCCCGCGATGTGCCGCACCCCGTCGAGCAGATCGGGTCGGTCGTCTACGAAGACGTGCCGATGCGCGGGCACGTCGACCACGCCGTGGTCGGCCGTCACGAGGGTGCCCGTGCCGCGGGGAACGAGCCGGTCGAGCCGGGCGAGCTCGGCGTCGACGGTCTCGAGCGCGGCCAGCCAGCGCTCGGACTCCCACCCGTGCGAGTGCGCGAGCTGATCGAGCTCGGGGATGTAGAGGTAGACGATGGTCGGCTGGACGCCCGAGATCAGTTCGAGCGCCGCGTCGACCCGGTCGGCGATGGTCGCTGCGGCCCGGTATTCGGCGCCGCGCAGCACCGCGCGCGTGAACCCCGACGTCGCGTAACGGGCGGCGCCGACGGCGACGGTGCGGATGCCTCGGGCCACCGCCTGCTCGAACCAGGTCGCCGATCGCTGCCAGTCGTCGGGCAGCAGACCCGCGTCCCAGCCGTTGAGCTGGTTGACGACGCGATCGGCCGCCGGCTCGAGCACCCGGTAGCCCACGATGCCGTGCACGCCGGGCGGCTCGCCCGTCGAGAACGAGGCGATGGCGGCGGCGGTCGTCGACGGGAAGACCGTGCGGATCACGTCGCGTCGCGACATCCGACCCGCGAGATGCCGGGCGTGCCCGGCCCGCGATGCGAGGTTCGAGGCACCCAGACCGTCGACGAGCGCGACGATCGCGCTGCGGGCGCCGGGGAGGCCGAGCGGGTTCGCCTCCCCGGCGAGGGCGGCCGTCACGCTCGGAAGGATCGCGGCCGGCCGCAGAACGGTGTCGTCGGGCACCGGTAGCATGGCAGGCATCGCGCCCAGTCTGGCACAGGCCGGGCGCGAACCGTTCCATCGCGCGAGCACCGCGCCGAGCCCCCGAGAGACGGATGACCCGAGCAGCCGACGAGCCCACCGACACGCCGATCGCGGAGCGCATCGAAGACGTCGACGTCTCCACCGAGATGCAGGGCTCCTTCCTCGAGTACGCGTACTCGGTGATCTACTCCCGGGCGCTGCCCGACGCCCGCGACGGCCTGAAGCCGGTGCAGCGTCGCATCCTCTTCAGCATGACCGAGATGGGCCTGCGGCCCGATCGTGCGCACGTGAAGAGCTCCCGCGTCGTCGGCGAGGTGATGGGCAAGTACCATCCGCACGGCGACTCGGCGATCTACGACGCCCTCGTGCGGCTCGCCCAGCCCTTCACGCTGCGCGTGCCGCTCGTCGACGGCCACGGCAACTTCGGCTCGCTCGACGACGGCCCGGCCGCGTCGCGATACACCGAGGCACGTCTTGCCGCGCCCGCCGTGTCGATGTCCGAGGGACTCGACGAAGACGTGGTCGACTTCGTGCCCAACTACGACGGCAAACTGCAGCAGCCCGAGGTCATGCCCTCGGCGTTCCCGAACCTGCTGGTGAACGGCGCGAGTGGCATCGCGGTCGGCATGGCCACCAACATGGCGCCGCACAACCTCGTCGAGGTCGTGCACGCCGCCCGCCACCTGATCGCGAACCCCGAGGCGACGCTCGACGAACTGATGGAGTTCGTGCCCGGCCCCGATTTCCCATCGGGCGGCACGATCGTCGGGCTCGACGGCGTGCGCGATGCGTACACCTCGGGCCGCGGCTCGTTCAAGACGCGCGCGAAGGTCGCGGTCGAACAGCTCACCGCCCGCAAGACGGGCCTGGTCGTCACCGAGCTGCCCTACCTCGTCGGCCCCGAGAAGGTCATCGAGAAGATCAAAGACGGTGTCAACGCCAAGAAGATCACCGGCATCGCCGACGTCACCGACCTGACCGACCGCAAGCACGGGCTGCGCCTCGTGATCGGCATCAAGACGGGATTCAACCCGCAGGCGGTGCTCGAGCAGCTCTACCGGCTGACGCCGCTCGAAGACGGCTTCGCCATCAACAACGTGGCGCTCGTCGACGGCCAGCCGCAGACTCTCGGGCTGAAAGAGCTGCTGCAGGTCTACATCGACCACCGCGTACGGGTGGTCACGCGGCGCAGCGAATTCCGGCTCGCCCGGCGGCGCGAACGGCTGCACCTGGTCGAGGGCCTGCTCGTCGCGATCCTCGACATCGACGAGGTCATCCAGGTCATCCGCTCGAGCGACGACGCCGACCGCGCCCGCACTCGGTTGCAAGAGGTCTTCGACCTCAGTCAGGTGCAGGCCGAGTACATTCTCGAACTCCGGCTGCGCCGGCTCACGAAGTTCTCGCGCATCGAGCTCGAGACCGAGCGCGACCAGTTGCTCGCCGACATCGCCCACCTCGAGGAGCTGCTCGCCAGCTCGGCGCGCATCCGCGCGCTGGTCTCCGACGAGCTCGGTGAGATCGCTGAGCGGTTCGGCACGCCGCGCCGCACGCTGCTCACGATGGTCAAGTCGTTGCCGCCTGCGGCGCGGCGCGCTGCGGCGGCCGCGTCGGCCGCGTCGCTCGAGCACGCGGATGTCCCGTGCCGGGTGCTGCTCGGCGCGACCGGCCGCATCGCCAGGATCGATCGCCCCGACGGCGCCGACGAGCTGGCCATCACGGTCCCCACTCGTCGCTCGAAGCACGATGCGGTGAGGTCGGTGCTCGACACCACCAGCCGCAGCGAGATCGGGGCGGTCACGAGTCGCGGCCGACTCATCCGGTTCTCACCGCTCGACCTGCCGCAGCTGCCGCCGAACGCGCCGCAGCTCGGCGCCGGAGTGCGCGTCGGCGAGTACCTCGGCCTCGCCGACCGTTCCGAGCAGGTGCTCGCGCTCGTCTCGCTCACCTCCGACCAGCCGATCGTGCTCGGCACCGCGCAGGGCGTGGTCAAGCGCGTCCAGCCGGGCGGCTACCCGAACCGGCCCGACTTCGAGGTGATCGCGCTGAAGCCCGGCGACGCGGTGGTCGGCGCGGCGCAGGGCGGCGACGACGACGAACTGGTGTTCATCGCCAGCGATGCGCAGCTGCTGCACTTCCCGGCGTCGGCCGTCCGTCCGCAGGGCTGTGCCGCGGGGGGCATGGCGGGCATCAAGCTCGCCGCCGACGCCCGTGTCGTCGGGTTCTCCGTGATCGAACGCGGCGATCTCGAACGCAGCGTCGTGGTGACGGTCGCCGCGGCCACCGACACGCTGCTCGGCGCTGACCCGGGCTCGGCCAAGACCTCGTCGTTCGACGAGTTCCCGGGCAAGGGCCGGGCGACCGGCGGGGTGCGCGCCCAGCGGTTCCTCAAGGGTCAGGACGCGCTGTCGGTGGCGTGGGCCGGGCCCGAGCCGGCGCACGCGCTCGGGGCCGACGGCAGCGTGCGCCAGCTTCCCGAGGCGCTTGCGAAGCGGGATGCTTCGGGGACCCCGCTCGACGCGCCCGTCGCGGTCATCGGACGACGGATCGGCTGACCGCGACGCCGCCCCGCACCGGGGGCTGAGGCCCGAAGGCCGCACACCCCCGGCCGAGGTGCGGCGCGGCCGCACCTCGCGTGACGCCCGCCCGCAGCGCCTCACGCGTCGATGCGCTCGCGGCTCAGTCCGTTGGCACTGTCGATGATGAACTCCTTGCGCGGCGCGACGTCGTTGCCCATCAGCAGTTCGAACACCCGGCCGGCCTGCTCGGCATCGGCGACCCCGACGCGGCGCAGCATGCGATGCTTCGGATCCATCGTGGTCACGGCGAGCTGATCGGCATCCATCTCGCCGAGGCCCTTGTAGCGCTGCGGTTCGCCGAACTTGCGGCCGCGGCGGGTGAGGTCTTTCGTGACCGCGGCGAACTCGGCCTCGGAGTAGGTGTAGATCGTCTCGTTCGGCTTGGTGCCGGGGTTCTGCACGATGATGCGATGCAGCGGGGGCACGGCGGCGAAGACCCTCCCCTCCTCGATCATCGGGCGCATGTACCGGAAGAACAGCGTCAGCAGCAGGGTGCGGATGTGCGCGCCGTCGACGTCGGCGTCGCTCATGATGATGACCTTGCCGTAGCGTGCCGCCGACAGATCGAAGGTGCGCCCAGAGCCTGCGCCGATGGTCTGGATGATCGCGGCGCACTCGGCGTTGCCGAGCATGTCGGCGATCGACGCCTTCTGCACGTTGAGGATCTTGCCGCGGATCGGCAGCAGTGCCTGGTGCTCGCTGTCGCGAGCGAGCTTGGCCGTGCCGAGCGCGGAGTCGCCCTCGACGATGAAGAGCTCGCTGTGCGCGACATCCGACGATCGGCAGTCGGCGAGCTTCGCCGGCAGCGACGAAGACTCGAGCGCGTTCTTTCGACGCTGGGTCTCTTTGTGAGTGCGCGCGGAGATGCGCGCCTTCATCTCGGCGACCACCTTGTCGAGCACGAGTGCGGTCTGCGCCTTGTCGTCGCGCTTGGTCGAGGCGAACCGCTCGGCCAGCGACTTCTGCACGACCGACGCCACGATGGAGCGCACCGCGGGCGTGCCGAGCACCTCTTTGGTCTGGCCCTCGAACTGCGGCTCGGCGAGGCGCACCGTGAGCACGGCCGTGAGGCCGGCGAGCACGTCGTCCTTGTCGAGCTTGTCGTTGCCCACCTTCAACCGCCGCGCGTTCTGCTCGACCTGGCTGCGGATGACCTTGAGCAGGCCCTGCTCGAAGCCGGCAAGGTGCGTGCCGCCCTTCGGCGTGGCGATGATGTTCACGAACGTGCGCACCGTCGTGTCGTACCCGGTGCCCCAGCGCAGCGCGACATCGACGTGACAGTGCCGTTCGACCTCGGTCGGCACCATCGCGCCGCGGTCGCTCAGCACCGGCACCGTCTCGGTGAACCGGCCATCGCCGTTGAGCCGCCAGACGTCGGTGACGGGGCCGTCGGTCGAGAGGTGCTCGACGAACTCGCTGATGCCGCCCTCGAAGCGGAAGCCATGGGTCTCGGGCTCGTCGCCGCGCTCGTCGAGCACGGTGATGCCCAGACCCGGGATCAGGAACGCGGTCTGGCGGGCGCGGGCGAGCAGCTCCTCGAGCTGAAAGCTCGCGCCCTTGGTGAAGATCTGCGGGTCGGCCCAGTACCGGATGCGCGTGCCGGTGACGCCCTTGGCGACCTTGCCGGCCACCCGCAGCTCGCTCGACTGCTCGAACGGCGAGAACGGCGACAGCGGGCTCGGCCCGTCGGCGCCGTCGGCGAAACGCCCGGGCTCGCCGCGGTGGAACGACATCGCCCAGGTCTTTCCGCCCCGGTCGACCTCGACGTCGAGCCGCTCGGACAGCGCGTTCACGACGGACGCACCGACACCGTGCAGACCGCCCGACGCCGAGTACGAGCCCGAGCCGAACTTTCCGCCGGCGTGCAGCTTCGTGAACACGACCTCGACACCGCTGAGACCGGTCTTGGGCTCGATGTCGACGGGGATGCCGCGCGCATGGTCGCGCACCTCGACGCTGCCGTCGCGGTGCAGCACGACCTCGATGTCGCTGCCGTGACCCGCGAGCGCCTCGTCGACCGAGTTGTCGATGATCTCCCACACGCAGTGCATGAGGCCGCGCGAGTCGGTCGAACCGATGTACATGCCCGGTCGCTTGCGCACGGCTTCGAGGCCCTCGAGCACGGAGAGATGGCGGGCGGAATAGTCGGAGCTCACGACGGTCAAGGATACTGACGCCCGGCGACACCGTGCGTCAGGCGCTACGCGCACAGCGAAATGCCAGCCCACGTGGAGGGGACCTCGGCATTCCCGTGCTTTCATTGAGGAACGGAAACACGAGCGTGACCGACTGGAGGAGGAGCCATGACGCAGTACACCGAGACCGCTGCGACCGAAGCCGAGGCCCCCTACGAGCTCACCGCGCTCGACCGGTGCGACGCCTGCGGTGCGCAGGCGTACATCCGCGTGGTCGTCTCGAACGGCGAGCTGCTGTTCTGCGCGCACCACGGTCGCAAGCACCAAGAGAAGCTGTCGCAGATCGCCCACAGCTGGCACGACGAGTCGAGCCGCCTGCTGGTCGACACGCGCGACTGATCAGGTCTTCCACGAACGCCCCGCTTCGGCGGGGCGTTCGTCGTTCTGCTCGACGGATGCCGCGGAGCGGGCGATGACGGCCGCAGCCGCCGCGCCTCACCCGGGCAGCGCGACCTTCGCGGCCTCGAGCAGCAGCCGACGGGCCTCGTTCGCGTAGCCGTCGACGATCGCGGCCTGCTCCCCCGGCGCGTACTCCACGCCGGCGCGCGAGGCGAGCTCGGTGAGGATCGCGTCGGCGAACCCGGGGTTCTTGGCGAGCACCGGCCCGTGCAGGTGCGTGCCGAGCACCCACCCCATGGCCACGCCCTCCTGGCCCGAATCGCGGCCGTTCCCGGCACCGGCGAGCAGTCGGCCGAGCGGCGAGGCCTCGGCCTGGACGTAGTCGCGCGCGTGGTTCTCGAATCCGACGAGGTGCCCGAATCGCGGCGACCGCAGCACGATCTCGCCGGTGACGCGGCCCGCCGCACGCGGCACGGCCCGCCCGGGCAGGACGCCGAGTCCTTCGACGGTGCGGCCGTCGGCGGTCTCCACGCCCCAGCTGAGCAGTTCCCAACCGGTGCCGACGGCGAGGATCGGAACGCCCTCGGTTCCCCACCGGCGCAGCTGGTCGTGCATGGTGAGCAGGCGCTCGCGCGCCGCCTCGAGCGATGAGTCGTTGCCCGAGCCCACGACCACGGCGTCGACCCGGTCGGGCAGCTCGTCGACGTGTTCGACGCGGGCGATGCGGGCCTCGTGCCCGGCCCAACGGAGGCGTTGCGCGAGCACGGCCGCGTTCTCGGCATCGCCGTTGGTGTTCAGCAGCGACGGCACGAGCGCCGCGATCGTGAAGGTCATCAGGCCTCCGTGAGTCCGAGGTGGGCGCGGGTGCGGCGCATCGAGTCCGCGGTGAACACGATGGTCTTCACCCCGTGCTCGGGGCCGGGGGCCGCCAGGAAGTCGTCGATGGCGCGCGCCAGGTCGGGCTCGACGCGGTCGATCTGCACGCCGTCGTAGGCGAGCATGAGGGCCGCCTCGTGCGCCTTCGAACCCGAGACGATCGCGACACGGCGCAGGCTCGAGGCATCCGTCGGCCAGAAATAGGAGGGATCGCGCACGTCGGAACCGATCGCGAAGAGGATCTGCTCGGTGCCGGGCTCGATGCCGTCGGCGTTGAGCTGGTAGCTCGCCGGATTCTGCACCAGCACGAACTCGACCTCGTGCCCGCGCACCGTGGTGCGCTCGCCGCGGCCGAAGACCGCCGGGATCTCGCTCAGCGCCTGCGCCGCGGTCGCGCGGCCGAAACGGTCGCCGAGCGCCGCCTTCGCGGTCGCGTACGCGGCCGCGGCGTCGACGGCGTAGTGGATGCCTCGGGCGGGCAGCGAGACGTCGACGGATGCCTCGTCGTCGACGAGCACGGCACGGCGACCATCGACCGCCTCGACCACGAGGCCGCCGTCGGCGTCGAGGCGGTCACGTGCGGTCTCGGTGTAGCCGAGGCCTCGCGGCGCCGACGCGAGCACGTCGTCGGAGACGCCGTACCGGTGCACCGCGACCGAGCCGGGCAGCGCGGCCGCCAGCCGCTCGAGTGCGGCGTCGTCGGCATTCACCACGACCGCTTCGTGCGCGCGCTCGGCGATGCGGCGAAGCATCCCGACCACCATGTCGGAGTCGTGGAACCGGTCGATCTGGTCGACCATCACATTCGTGAGCGCGACGATGCGCGCGTCGACGCCCTGCATGACCAGGGCGCCGTGTCCCTCGTCCATCTCGAGCACGGCGAGATCGCCCGGCACGCGGCCGCGCCAGTCGGCGCGCTCGAGCAGCGCCGACGTCAGGCCCTGGGAGATGTTCGCCGTCGATGGGTTCGTGAACACGTCCACGCCGTGGGCGCGCAGGATCGCGACGAGCATCTTCGTCGTCGTCGACTTGCCGCTCGACCCCGATACCACGATGAGTCCCTGCGGGAAGCCCGACAGGGTGCGCTTCAGGTAGCCGGGGGCGATGCGGTTGACGACGAGGCCCGGAACCGCGGATCCGCCGCCCGGCTTGCGCAGCCGGGCGGCGAATCTGGTGAGTCTGCCGGCGAGGATCGCCGGCCCATAACGCAGGGAACCAGCGCGCACCGGCGGCCTACTCGAGGTAGTCGCGGAGCGACTGCGAGCGCGACGGATGGCGGAGCTTGGCCATCGTCTTCGACTCGATCTGGCGGATGCGCTCGCGGGTGACCCCGAACGTGTCGCCGATCTGGTCGAGCGTCTTCGGCATGCCGTCGCCGAGGCCGAAGCGCATGCGGATCACGCCCGCCTCGCGCTCGGAGAGCGAGTCGAGCAGGCTCTCGAGCTGCTTCTGCAGCATCGTGAAGCCCACCGCGTCGGCGGGCACGACCGCCTCCGTGTCCTCGATGAGGTCGCCGAACTCGCTGTCGCCGTCTTCGCCGAGGGGCGTGTGCAGCGAGATCGGCTCGCGGCCGTACTTCTGCACCTCGATGACCTTCTCGGGGGTCATGTCGAGCTCCTTCGAGAGCTCTTCGGGCGTGGGCTCGCGACCCAGATCCTGCAGCATCTGCCGCTGCACGCGGGCGAGCTTGTTGATGACCTCGACCATGTGCACCGGGATGCGGATGGTGCGGGCCTGGTCGGCCATCGCGCGGGTGATCGCCTGGCGGATCCACCACGTCGCGTAGGTCGAGAACTTGAAGCCCTTCGTGTAGTCGAACTTCTCGACCGCACGGATCAGGCCCAGGTTGCCCTCTTGGATGAGGTCGAGGAACTGCATGCCGCGACCCGTGTAGCGCTTGGCAAGCGAGACCACGAGACGCAGGTTCGCGCCGAGCAGGTGGCTCTTCGCGCGCTGACCGTCTTTCGCGACCCACTGCAGCTCGCGACCGAGCTGGGTGCGCTTCTCGGTGTCGCTCATGTGCGACAGCTTCTCTTCGGCGAACAGGCCCGCCTCGATGCGCATCGCGAGCTCGACCTCTTCGGCCGCATTC
Proteins encoded in this window:
- a CDS encoding RNA polymerase sigma factor — encoded protein: MGPHSVRKHRDPIAVRAGGATASREEHVPSARQKPARRRGEVQSMAKAATTTAKGETEAKATAPAKAAAATKTTAKTASKPAAKAATTKTASKPAAKTASKTARTSTAKGASTTAKSKAAKGADDEFDDSDAEIEVEEVELVETAEVAESETAGTADEASDDTDDAAGESPVVVEPHPTGALVLRAGDDEDEVPVYSAQITGATADPVKDYLKQIGKVALLNAAEEVELAMRIEAGLFAEEKLSHMSDTEKRTQLGRELQWVAKDGQRAKSHLLGANLRLVVSLAKRYTGRGMQFLDLIQEGNLGLIRAVEKFDYTKGFKFSTYATWWIRQAITRAMADQARTIRIPVHMVEVINKLARVQRQMLQDLGREPTPEELSKELDMTPEKVIEVQKYGREPISLHTPLGEDGDSEFGDLIEDTEAVVPADAVGFTMLQKQLESLLDSLSEREAGVIRMRFGLGDGMPKTLDQIGDTFGVTRERIRQIESKTMAKLRHPSRSQSLRDYLE
- a CDS encoding Mur ligase family protein, whose amino-acid sequence is MRAGSLRYGPAILAGRLTRFAARLRKPGGGSAVPGLVVNRIAPGYLKRTLSGFPQGLIVVSGSSGKSTTTKMLVAILRAHGVDVFTNPSTANISQGLTSALLERADWRGRVPGDLAVLEMDEGHGALVMQGVDARIVALTNVMVDQIDRFHDSDMVVGMLRRIAERAHEAVVVNADDAALERLAAALPGSVAVHRYGVSDDVLASAPRGLGYTETARDRLDADGGLVVEAVDGRRAVLVDDEASVDVSLPARGIHYAVDAAAAYATAKAALGDRFGRATAAQALSEIPAVFGRGERTTVRGHEVEFVLVQNPASYQLNADGIEPGTEQILFAIGSDVRDPSYFWPTDASSLRRVAIVSGSKAHEAALMLAYDGVQIDRVEPDLARAIDDFLAAPGPEHGVKTIVFTADSMRRTRAHLGLTEA